A genomic segment from Desulfonatronum lacustre DSM 10312 encodes:
- a CDS encoding 3'-5' exoribonuclease YhaM family protein — MAVQKKMFIPDIQPGTRIDEMFVLVEARQGQARNGPYWQVRLQDARGAVDGKIWSPVSQNYPELPVGEVVRVAGSADLFRDQLQFRIEQLETVAAPRDQIDWSLFLPRSVREPEEMLQELEELCKRELHHAPWRKFCRKVLQNSEIRSRLLLAPGAKSMHHAYIGGLLEHTLSVCRLSLAISDQYPEVDRQVLLVGAVFHDLGKAWELDAGVQRDYTDPGRLLGHILLGLEVLEPFLAKNDDLTTGLKLHLKHLLASHHGTYEYGSPSLPKTSEALILHYADNLDAKVNMTNVLVDALPEETSWTPYQRSMERQFHRPERTPKPEAKRPATATRTERPGVRSFLHELRPTYADVSENGE, encoded by the coding sequence ATGGCCGTGCAAAAAAAAATGTTCATTCCGGACATTCAGCCCGGAACGCGGATCGACGAGATGTTCGTCCTGGTGGAGGCCAGGCAGGGCCAGGCCCGCAACGGCCCGTACTGGCAGGTGCGGTTGCAGGACGCCCGCGGGGCCGTGGATGGAAAGATATGGAGTCCGGTCAGTCAGAATTATCCGGAACTGCCCGTGGGTGAAGTGGTTCGGGTCGCCGGAAGCGCGGACCTGTTCCGGGACCAGCTCCAGTTCCGCATCGAGCAACTGGAAACCGTCGCGGCCCCACGGGACCAGATCGACTGGTCGCTGTTCCTGCCGCGCAGCGTCCGGGAGCCCGAGGAAATGCTCCAGGAACTGGAGGAGCTGTGCAAGCGGGAACTGCATCACGCCCCGTGGCGCAAATTCTGCCGCAAGGTCCTCCAGAACTCCGAAATCCGCTCCCGCCTCCTGCTCGCACCGGGCGCCAAGTCCATGCACCACGCCTACATCGGCGGCCTGCTGGAACACACCCTGTCGGTCTGCCGCCTGAGCTTGGCCATCAGCGACCAGTATCCGGAGGTGGATCGGCAAGTCCTGCTGGTGGGCGCGGTGTTCCACGACCTGGGCAAGGCCTGGGAGCTGGATGCCGGAGTCCAGCGCGACTACACCGATCCCGGACGGCTGCTGGGCCATATCCTGCTGGGCCTGGAAGTGCTCGAACCGTTCCTGGCCAAAAACGACGACCTTACCACGGGCCTGAAGCTGCACCTCAAACACCTGCTGGCCAGCCACCACGGAACCTACGAATACGGCTCCCCCAGCCTCCCCAAGACCTCCGAAGCCCTGATTCTGCACTACGCCGACAACCTGGACGCCAAGGTGAACATGACCAACGTTCTGGTGGACGCCCTCCCCGAGGAAACCTCCTGGACCCCCTACCAACGCAGCATGGAACGCCAATTCCACCGCCCGGAACGCACCCCCAAACCGGAAGCCAAGCGCCCGGCAACGGCAACCCGGACGGAACGTCCCGGCGTTCGCAGCTTTCTGCATGAATTGCGGCCGACGTATGCGGATGTGTCTGAGAACGGGGAATGA
- a CDS encoding 4Fe-4S dicluster domain-containing protein, with translation MAKKKEQAVVSIYPDWCKGCGVCVAFCPGHVLELGPDGKARVIEGASCRNCGFCEYHCPDFAIVVKMKRSTANKEVDHAHEG, from the coding sequence ATGGCCAAAAAGAAAGAACAAGCGGTGGTTTCCATCTATCCTGACTGGTGCAAGGGGTGCGGCGTCTGCGTGGCCTTCTGTCCCGGTCATGTCTTGGAACTGGGACCGGACGGCAAAGCCAGGGTCATTGAGGGCGCATCTTGCCGGAACTGCGGGTTTTGCGAGTACCACTGTCCGGATTTCGCCATTGTGGTGAAGATGAAACGCAGCACAGCCAACAAAGAAGTCGACCATGCCCACGAAGGTTAA
- a CDS encoding 2-oxoacid:acceptor oxidoreductase subunit alpha, with product MPTKVKKNQRKEERAIFALGNEAVVEGALLAGCSFFAGYPITPSTEIAEIMAERLPGIPEGVFIQMEDEIASLGAVIGASLAGRKSMTATSGPGFSLMQEHIGYASMTETPLVIVNVMRGGPSTGMPTSPAQGDVQQARWGTHGDHPIIVLSASDVQECLDMTVRAFNLSEKYRSPVILLLDEITAHTREKIHIPDRETYEIFSRIKPTMPPEWFVPYEESMRGVPPMPALGDGYRFHVTGLTHDVNGYPTSRPDEVEKLMQRLFRKIDQFFYDIQIVEETACEDAEVAVIAYGCVARSAHLAVLQAREKGIKAGLLKLKTLFPFPRPAVDRIIRQCRTVIVPELNMGQMSREVKRVNDGHSRIRTLNRIDGQIITPAEILKLLQKA from the coding sequence ATGCCCACGAAGGTTAAGAAAAATCAGCGCAAGGAAGAGCGGGCCATTTTCGCTCTGGGCAACGAGGCCGTGGTGGAGGGGGCCCTGCTGGCCGGGTGTTCCTTTTTTGCCGGATACCCCATTACGCCGTCCACGGAAATCGCCGAAATCATGGCCGAACGCCTGCCCGGAATCCCGGAAGGGGTGTTCATCCAGATGGAGGATGAAATCGCCAGCCTGGGAGCGGTGATCGGCGCGTCCCTGGCCGGTCGCAAATCCATGACCGCCACGTCGGGGCCGGGATTTTCCCTGATGCAGGAACACATCGGCTACGCTTCCATGACCGAGACGCCGCTGGTGATCGTCAACGTGATGCGCGGCGGCCCGAGCACCGGGATGCCCACCAGTCCGGCCCAGGGCGACGTGCAGCAGGCCCGCTGGGGCACCCACGGCGACCACCCGATCATCGTCCTTTCAGCCAGCGACGTGCAGGAGTGTCTGGACATGACCGTGCGGGCCTTCAACCTGTCCGAAAAGTACCGCTCGCCCGTCATTCTCCTGCTGGACGAGATCACGGCCCATACCCGTGAAAAAATTCATATCCCCGACCGGGAGACCTACGAAATTTTTTCCCGGATCAAGCCGACCATGCCGCCGGAATGGTTCGTGCCCTACGAGGAATCCATGCGCGGGGTCCCGCCCATGCCGGCTTTGGGAGATGGCTACCGGTTCCACGTCACCGGCCTGACCCACGACGTCAACGGGTATCCCACTTCCCGGCCCGACGAAGTGGAAAAGCTGATGCAGCGGTTGTTCCGTAAAATCGATCAATTTTTCTACGACATCCAGATCGTCGAGGAGACGGCCTGCGAGGACGCCGAGGTAGCGGTGATCGCCTACGGCTGCGTCGCCCGATCCGCCCATCTGGCCGTGTTGCAGGCCCGGGAAAAGGGCATCAAGGCCGGTCTGCTCAAGCTGAAGACCCTGTTCCCCTTCCCAAGGCCGGCCGTGGACCGGATAATCCGGCAATGCCGGACCGTCATCGTCCCGGAACTGAACATGGGCCAGATGTCCCGTGAGGTGAAGCGCGTGAACGACGGTCACAGCCGGATCCGCACCTTGAACCGAATCGACGGGCAGATCATCACTCCGGCGGAGATTCTCAAACTGCTCCAAAAAGCGTAG
- a CDS encoding 2-oxoacid:ferredoxin oxidoreductase subunit beta, with amino-acid sequence MAEVTQLIHHYLRHNKRFPHVLCPGCGHGIVLGSLVRCVHQLGLSKDEVVLVAGIGCSGRIAVYVDFNTVHTTHGRALTFATGIKMANPKLKVIAVMGDGDALSIGGNHFLHAARRNIGVTALILNNNIYGMTGGQSSSTTAENCYSTTSPYGQQEQSFDIVNLAKAAGAPYVARSTVLHVKLLDRILTTALERPGFNLVEVLTPCHTQFGRKNKFKTNVDMYQWYKKNATPIEALDKLSEAERAKRTPIGIFVEENRPSLEERHAAIKARLTDGAPS; translated from the coding sequence ATGGCAGAAGTTACCCAACTGATTCATCACTATCTGCGGCACAACAAGCGTTTCCCGCATGTCTTGTGCCCCGGATGCGGTCACGGGATCGTGCTCGGCTCCCTGGTGCGCTGCGTGCATCAGCTCGGCCTGTCCAAGGACGAAGTGGTGCTGGTGGCCGGGATCGGCTGTTCCGGGCGGATCGCGGTCTATGTTGACTTCAACACCGTGCACACCACCCACGGCCGGGCCCTGACCTTCGCCACCGGGATCAAAATGGCCAACCCGAAGCTGAAGGTCATCGCGGTGATGGGCGACGGAGATGCGCTGTCCATCGGCGGCAATCACTTCCTGCACGCGGCCCGGCGCAACATCGGCGTGACCGCCCTGATCCTGAACAACAACATCTACGGGATGACCGGCGGCCAGAGTTCCTCCACCACGGCGGAGAACTGCTATTCCACCACCAGCCCCTACGGGCAGCAGGAGCAGTCCTTCGACATCGTCAATCTGGCCAAGGCCGCCGGGGCGCCCTACGTGGCCCGAAGCACCGTGCTGCACGTCAAACTGCTGGACCGGATTCTGACCACGGCCTTGGAACGGCCCGGGTTCAACCTGGTGGAGGTGCTCACCCCCTGCCACACCCAGTTCGGGCGCAAGAACAAGTTCAAGACCAACGTGGACATGTACCAGTGGTACAAGAAGAACGCCACGCCCATTGAAGCCTTGGACAAGCTGTCCGAGGCGGAGCGGGCCAAACGCACGCCCATCGGGATTTTCGTCGAAGAGAACCGGCCCTCCTTGGAGGAACGCCATGCCGCGATCAAGGCCCGCTTGACGGACGGAGCGCCATCATGA
- a CDS encoding 2-oxoacid:acceptor oxidoreductase family protein has translation MKNPQEIQRFELRLSGLGGQGILTLGKVLGAGLALEEGYFVAQTQSYGPEARGGASRSDLVISSQPISYPKPEQLDLLVALSQEACNQYYRHLKPGGYLLVDDSLVKQTPTNIYWGLPFTTLAKDKLGMVQAANMVLLGALAHLVPFILPRAMKKGLETSLNPRFLESNLKAFQLGLTQAKKKYPDVQSQWTSS, from the coding sequence ATGAAGAACCCTCAAGAAATCCAACGCTTTGAGTTGCGGCTTTCCGGCCTGGGCGGACAGGGGATTCTGACCCTGGGCAAGGTGCTGGGCGCCGGACTGGCCCTGGAAGAAGGCTACTTCGTGGCCCAGACCCAGAGTTATGGTCCCGAGGCCCGGGGCGGCGCCAGCCGCTCGGACCTGGTGATCAGCTCCCAGCCCATCAGCTACCCCAAGCCGGAACAGCTGGACCTGCTGGTGGCGCTCAGCCAGGAAGCCTGCAATCAGTATTACCGCCACCTCAAGCCGGGCGGCTATCTGCTTGTGGACGACTCCCTGGTCAAGCAGACCCCGACCAACATCTACTGGGGCCTGCCCTTCACCACCCTGGCCAAGGACAAGCTGGGCATGGTCCAGGCCGCGAACATGGTCCTGCTGGGGGCCCTGGCCCATCTGGTGCCCTTCATCCTGCCCAGGGCCATGAAAAAGGGGCTGGAAACCAGCTTGAACCCTCGATTCTTGGAATCCAATCTCAAGGCGTTTCAGCTCGGCTTGACCCAGGCCAAAAAGAAATATCCCGACGTGCAGTCCCAATGGACATCCTCCTAA
- the surE gene encoding 5'/3'-nucleotidase SurE yields the protein MDILLTNDDGIYALGLRAMYRALCRAGHTVHVVAPLTEQSAVGHAITLSLPLKIKHLREPDFQGVGVSGTPVDCAKLALSSLLDAPPDVLISGINNGANVGVDILYSGTVSAATEGALAGMPSLAVSMDNFHPANLDDQADYTVRLVQDMDWAALPPRCLLNLNFPDRDLREVLGLRCCPQTQAVYHDKHDHRVDPRGVGYYWLHGEIPPDEVGHDTDRGLLSQGYITLTPLRFDFTDYKTMERLQRDILR from the coding sequence ATGGACATCCTCCTAACCAACGACGACGGGATCTACGCCCTGGGGCTGCGGGCCATGTACCGGGCTCTGTGCCGGGCCGGGCATACCGTGCACGTGGTCGCCCCGCTGACCGAGCAATCCGCGGTGGGGCACGCCATCACCCTGAGCCTGCCCTTGAAGATCAAGCACCTCCGGGAGCCGGACTTTCAGGGCGTCGGGGTATCCGGAACACCGGTGGACTGCGCCAAGCTGGCCCTGAGTTCGCTGCTGGACGCGCCGCCGGACGTCCTGATTTCCGGCATCAACAATGGGGCCAACGTGGGCGTGGACATCCTCTATTCCGGCACGGTCTCCGCGGCCACGGAAGGGGCCCTGGCCGGGATGCCTTCCCTGGCCGTATCCATGGACAACTTCCATCCCGCGAACCTGGACGACCAGGCGGATTACACGGTGCGCCTGGTTCAGGACATGGACTGGGCCGCGCTGCCCCCTCGCTGCCTGCTGAACCTGAACTTTCCGGACCGGGATTTGCGCGAGGTCCTGGGGCTGCGTTGCTGTCCCCAAACCCAGGCCGTGTACCACGACAAGCACGACCATCGGGTTGACCCGCGCGGCGTGGGCTACTACTGGCTGCACGGCGAAATCCCGCCCGACGAAGTCGGCCACGACACGGACCGCGGCCTGCTCAGCCAGGGCTATATCACTTTGACTCCCCTGCGTTTCGACTTCACGGACTACAAGACCATGGAGCGCTTGCAGCGTGATATTTTACGATAA
- a CDS encoding homocysteine biosynthesis protein gives MSEPKKVKKTIREINDRINKGKAVVLTAREMIDAVKSMGKVKAAREVDVVTTGTFSPMCSSGLLFNMGQPEPPLIKASKVWLNDVPAYGGLAAVDAYLGVTEPAEDDPLNKVFPGRFKYGGGHVIEDLLRGEKVRLRATGYGTDCYPRRTLEREYALGDFRSADLLNPRNAYQNYNCAVNFGDKVIYTYMGPIKPRCANANYATSGALSPLFNDPYFRTIGLGTKIFLGGGTGWVIGAGTQHNPKPQRTERGLPLTPSGTLMVKGDLKGMQARYLRGISFLGYGCSLNVGLGIPIPILDEEMAWFTGVSDADIMVPVVDYGHDYPNGVARNHGHVSYAELRSGTIRVGDRDTATVPLTSYTLSLEIAQTLKQWIEKDGFTLGEAQEKIPAE, from the coding sequence ATGAGCGAACCAAAGAAAGTCAAGAAAACCATCCGGGAGATCAACGACCGGATCAACAAAGGCAAGGCCGTGGTGCTCACGGCCAGGGAAATGATCGACGCCGTGAAATCCATGGGCAAGGTCAAGGCGGCCCGGGAAGTGGACGTTGTCACCACGGGCACCTTTTCCCCCATGTGTTCCTCGGGCCTGCTCTTCAACATGGGCCAGCCCGAGCCGCCGCTGATCAAGGCATCCAAGGTCTGGCTGAACGATGTTCCGGCCTACGGCGGACTGGCTGCGGTGGACGCGTATCTCGGGGTCACCGAGCCCGCGGAGGACGATCCGCTGAACAAGGTTTTTCCGGGGCGGTTCAAGTACGGCGGCGGCCATGTGATCGAGGATCTGCTCCGGGGCGAGAAGGTCCGGTTGCGCGCGACGGGCTATGGAACGGACTGTTATCCCCGCAGAACCCTGGAGCGGGAATACGCCCTGGGGGACTTTCGCAGCGCGGACCTGCTCAACCCCCGCAACGCCTACCAGAACTACAACTGCGCGGTGAACTTCGGCGATAAGGTCATCTACACCTACATGGGGCCGATCAAGCCGCGCTGCGCCAACGCCAACTACGCCACCTCCGGGGCTCTGAGCCCGCTGTTCAACGATCCGTATTTCCGGACCATCGGCCTGGGCACGAAAATTTTTCTCGGTGGTGGAACGGGCTGGGTGATCGGAGCCGGAACCCAGCATAATCCCAAGCCGCAACGCACCGAACGCGGTCTGCCCCTGACTCCCTCCGGGACACTGATGGTCAAGGGCGACCTCAAGGGCATGCAGGCCCGCTATCTGCGCGGGATCAGCTTTCTGGGCTACGGCTGCTCCCTGAACGTCGGCCTGGGCATTCCCATCCCGATCCTGGATGAGGAAATGGCCTGGTTCACCGGGGTCAGCGACGCGGACATCATGGTTCCCGTGGTGGACTACGGCCACGACTACCCCAACGGCGTGGCCCGAAACCACGGGCATGTCAGCTACGCCGAGCTACGCTCCGGAACCATTCGCGTGGGCGACCGGGATACGGCCACCGTGCCCCTGACCAGCTACACGCTGTCCCTGGAAATCGCCCAGACCCTCAAGCAGTGGATCGAAAAAGACGGCTTCACCCTTGGCGAGGCCCAGGAGAAAATTCCCGCCGAGTGA
- a CDS encoding DUF362 domain-containing protein — protein sequence MPSDVFFWNLRATRKAAYDVRLRRLLKAGGVSDVVRSGDLAAVKMHFGESGVTGFITPTWVRPIVAFLRKLGARPFLTDTNTLYVGQRGEAVSHGMLAAEHGFDPLLLQAPVIIADGLNSRNEVSVPFPGKHVQEAHLAGDILAADSLLTLSHFKGHELAGIGGSLKNLAMGCATRRGKMHQHGCLAPMVHADKCKGCGACVEVCASGALRVRPEGPKGHEGKVELNPELCVGCGACLHVCREKCLAVDWKTDVTAFVERMMEYAAAVLRAMETPQRPSPACVHVSFVTQVTPQCDCAGYSDKPVCPDIGVLVSRDPVALDQACLDMVNAAPPLHPSHLPPDIRPGDDKFRAMHPHVPEDYGLAYAEGLGIGTRNYVVREI from the coding sequence ATGCCCAGCGACGTTTTCTTCTGGAACCTGCGCGCGACCCGCAAGGCCGCGTACGATGTCCGCCTGCGTCGGTTGCTCAAGGCCGGCGGCGTGTCCGACGTGGTGCGGTCCGGGGACCTGGCCGCGGTCAAGATGCACTTCGGCGAATCCGGCGTGACCGGGTTCATCACCCCGACCTGGGTGCGGCCCATCGTCGCGTTCCTGCGCAAGCTCGGGGCCAGACCGTTTTTGACCGACACCAACACCCTGTATGTCGGACAACGCGGCGAGGCCGTTTCCCACGGCATGCTGGCCGCGGAGCACGGGTTTGATCCGCTGCTCCTCCAGGCCCCGGTGATCATCGCCGATGGATTGAACAGCCGCAACGAAGTCTCCGTGCCGTTTCCGGGCAAACATGTTCAGGAGGCCCATCTGGCCGGGGACATCCTGGCCGCGGATTCCCTGCTGACCCTGTCCCACTTCAAGGGCCACGAACTGGCCGGTATCGGCGGCAGCCTGAAAAACCTGGCCATGGGCTGCGCCACCCGCCGGGGCAAAATGCACCAGCACGGCTGCCTGGCCCCCATGGTCCACGCGGACAAGTGCAAGGGCTGCGGAGCGTGTGTGGAGGTTTGCGCGTCCGGTGCGCTGCGCGTTCGTCCTGAAGGGCCAAAAGGGCATGAAGGCAAGGTCGAACTGAATCCGGAACTGTGCGTCGGCTGCGGGGCCTGTCTGCATGTCTGCCGGGAAAAATGCCTGGCCGTGGACTGGAAAACCGACGTGACGGCGTTCGTGGAACGGATGATGGAGTATGCCGCGGCGGTGCTCCGGGCCATGGAGACGCCGCAGCGTCCCTCTCCGGCCTGCGTTCACGTCAGCTTCGTGACCCAGGTCACGCCCCAATGCGACTGCGCCGGATACAGCGACAAGCCCGTGTGTCCGGACATCGGGGTTCTGGTTTCCCGTGACCCGGTGGCCCTGGACCAGGCCTGCCTGGACATGGTCAACGCGGCCCCCCCCCTGCACCCCAGCCACCTTCCCCCGGACATCCGTCCCGGGGACGACAAATTCCGGGCCATGCACCCCCATGTTCCGGAGGATTACGGTTTGGCGTACGCCGAGGGGCTGGGCATCGGCACGCGAAACTATGTCGTTCGGGAGATTTGA
- a CDS encoding FmdB family zinc ribbon protein, producing MPIYEYRCQECQQIFEQWQKDYSDQDKSCPVCGGQSQRLISNTSFVLKGSGWYVTDYCKNAASSGGNGNKTESTEAKTDAPAKEAPAKSAEPSTSGSSAPAAD from the coding sequence ATGCCGATATATGAGTATCGCTGTCAGGAGTGTCAGCAAATCTTCGAGCAGTGGCAGAAGGATTACAGCGACCAGGACAAATCCTGTCCTGTCTGTGGCGGTCAATCCCAGCGCCTGATTTCCAACACGTCCTTTGTTTTGAAGGGCTCGGGCTGGTATGTCACGGATTACTGTAAGAACGCGGCGTCTTCCGGAGGCAACGGCAATAAGACGGAGAGCACGGAAGCCAAGACGGATGCGCCGGCCAAGGAAGCTCCGGCCAAATCAGCGGAGCCTTCGACGTCCGGCTCCAGCGCGCCTGCCGCCGACTAA
- the purB gene encoding adenylosuccinate lyase, with translation MIERYTRPEMGRLWTLEARFQAWLEVELAVCEGWHELGHIPDEDIRNIRERAGFDLERILEIEERTRHDVIAFLTAVEEKTGPSARYIHLGCTSSDIVDTANALLLVRAGRIISSGLDGLLAVLRDAAEQYKLLPAMGRTHGIHAEPITLGLKFAGFYAEFDRHRRRWNDAVENIRFGKISGAVGTYAHLEPRLEALACDRLGLNVDPISTQIIQRDRHAQYFTTLAIIAGGIERLCVELRHLQRTEVRELEEGFGKGQKGSSAMPHKKNPISAENLTGLARLLRGNALAALENMALWHERDISHSSVERVIMPDSTILMDYMLHRLTGLLSGIRVHEDNVARNLGASQGLFFSQRILLALVEKGLQRQEAYELVQGLAMRAWEKKTPFEDLVRASEGITARLSPETLDDLFDLNYFFRHVDLIYDRVFV, from the coding sequence ATGATCGAGCGTTACACCCGCCCGGAAATGGGGCGGCTCTGGACCCTGGAAGCGCGCTTCCAGGCCTGGCTGGAGGTGGAGCTGGCCGTTTGCGAAGGCTGGCATGAACTCGGCCACATTCCGGATGAGGATATCCGCAACATCCGGGAGCGAGCCGGTTTCGACCTGGAACGGATCCTGGAGATCGAGGAGCGCACCCGGCACGACGTGATCGCCTTCCTTACCGCGGTGGAGGAGAAGACCGGGCCTTCGGCCAGGTATATCCACCTGGGGTGCACCTCGTCGGACATCGTGGATACGGCCAACGCCCTGCTTCTGGTGCGGGCCGGGCGAATCATTTCCTCGGGTCTGGACGGGCTTCTGGCCGTTCTGCGCGATGCCGCGGAACAGTACAAATTGCTCCCGGCCATGGGCCGCACCCACGGCATCCACGCCGAACCCATCACCCTGGGGCTGAAGTTCGCCGGGTTTTACGCCGAATTCGACCGCCATCGCCGACGCTGGAACGACGCCGTGGAAAACATCCGCTTCGGCAAGATCTCCGGGGCCGTGGGGACCTACGCCCACCTGGAACCACGCCTGGAAGCCCTGGCTTGCGATCGGCTTGGACTGAACGTGGACCCCATCTCCACGCAGATCATCCAGCGCGACCGTCACGCCCAGTATTTCACCACCCTGGCCATTATTGCCGGCGGCATCGAACGGCTGTGCGTGGAACTGCGGCACTTGCAGCGCACCGAGGTCCGGGAACTGGAGGAAGGCTTCGGCAAGGGGCAGAAGGGCTCGTCGGCCATGCCGCACAAGAAGAACCCCATTTCCGCGGAAAACCTGACCGGTCTGGCCCGGCTGCTGCGGGGCAACGCCCTGGCCGCCCTGGAGAACATGGCCCTTTGGCACGAGCGGGACATCAGCCATTCCTCGGTGGAACGGGTGATCATGCCGGATTCCACCATCCTCATGGACTACATGCTGCACCGGCTCACCGGGCTGCTTTCCGGAATCCGGGTGCATGAAGACAATGTCGCGCGCAATCTGGGAGCTTCCCAAGGCCTTTTCTTTTCCCAGCGCATCCTTTTGGCGTTGGTGGAAAAAGGGTTGCAGCGCCAGGAAGCTTACGAACTGGTCCAGGGACTGGCCATGCGGGCCTGGGAGAAAAAAACGCCCTTCGAGGACCTGGTCCGGGCCAGCGAGGGAATCACGGCCCGGCTTTCCCCGGAAACTTTGGACGACCTCTTTGACCTGAACTATTTTTTTCGGCATGTAGACCTCATTTATGATCGGGTCTTTGTTTAG
- the pyrE gene encoding orotate phosphoribosyltransferase, with product MNHWRKQLAALLMAKSYLEKDVVLTSGKRSNYYFDCKQTALHPEGAFLIGSLFVQMLRDDPDAASIQGVAGMTLGADPLVTATSLVARAEGLSWPAMIVRKEAKGHGTASYLEGLANFQAGDRVVVLEDVATTGGSALKACRRLTDAGFVVHRVCCILDREEGATEALAAAGLPFTALYTRSQLLHEAGA from the coding sequence GTGAACCATTGGCGCAAACAACTGGCCGCACTGCTGATGGCCAAATCCTACTTGGAAAAGGACGTCGTCCTGACGTCGGGCAAGCGCAGCAACTATTACTTCGACTGCAAACAAACGGCCCTGCATCCCGAGGGCGCGTTTTTGATCGGCAGTCTGTTCGTCCAGATGCTGCGCGACGATCCTGACGCCGCATCCATTCAAGGGGTTGCTGGGATGACCCTGGGCGCGGATCCGCTGGTCACCGCCACCTCCCTGGTCGCACGGGCCGAAGGGCTTTCCTGGCCGGCCATGATCGTGCGCAAGGAAGCCAAGGGGCACGGCACGGCCAGTTACCTGGAAGGCTTGGCCAATTTTCAGGCCGGCGACCGGGTGGTCGTACTGGAAGACGTGGCCACCACCGGAGGTAGTGCGCTCAAGGCCTGTCGGCGTCTGACGGACGCCGGGTTCGTGGTTCACCGGGTCTGTTGCATTCTGGATCGCGAAGAGGGGGCTACCGAAGCCCTCGCCGCGGCCGGTCTTCCCTTTACCGCCCTTTACACAAGGAGCCAGTTGCTGCATGAGGCCGGCGCATAG